A region of uncultured Desulfobacter sp. DNA encodes the following proteins:
- a CDS encoding amino acid ABC transporter permease, translated as MNNNDTSSTTISIWNDPDKRAITYQAGAALMFVLISWYLVSNTMANLERQSIATGFGFLNNEAAFEIGESMIQYSAADKYIKALAVGFLNTLLVSFIGIILSVLMGTFIGVIRLSRNWLISRTAAVYIEFLQDIPVLLQLFFWYAFFYEILPSPRQAINPFNGLFLCNRGLIFGIPAAHPVYKYMLAALVSAIAFAFLIKRWAKTRQDNTGKPFPILMISAGLVIGLPFLCWILGGHPTQMNVPALKGFNFKGGFSISPEFSALLMGLVFYTSAFVTEVVWAGIQSVSKGQTEAAVAIGLKPGQVLNLVILPQALRVIIPPLTSQMLNLTKNSSLAVAIGYPDFTSVAGTTINQTGQAIEGVLLIMVVYLIFSLSTSAFMNWYNKKSALVER; from the coding sequence TTGAATAACAACGATACCTCTTCCACCACCATCTCTATCTGGAATGATCCGGATAAACGAGCGATTACTTACCAAGCGGGCGCAGCCCTTATGTTTGTATTGATTTCATGGTACCTGGTTTCAAATACCATGGCCAACCTTGAAAGACAGTCCATTGCCACGGGCTTCGGCTTTCTGAATAATGAGGCCGCCTTTGAAATCGGCGAATCCATGATTCAATATTCGGCTGCTGATAAATATATCAAGGCCCTTGCTGTGGGCTTTTTAAACACCCTGCTCGTTTCATTTATCGGTATTATTCTATCAGTGCTCATGGGCACCTTCATCGGCGTAATCCGGCTATCAAGAAACTGGCTGATAAGTCGGACTGCCGCCGTCTACATTGAGTTTCTGCAGGATATCCCCGTCCTTCTCCAGTTATTTTTCTGGTATGCCTTTTTTTATGAAATACTCCCCTCCCCGAGACAGGCCATCAATCCATTTAATGGGCTTTTCTTATGTAACCGGGGACTCATTTTTGGTATCCCGGCAGCACATCCGGTTTACAAGTACATGCTTGCAGCACTTGTATCCGCCATTGCTTTTGCCTTTCTCATAAAACGCTGGGCCAAAACCCGGCAGGACAACACAGGTAAACCCTTCCCCATTTTGATGATATCGGCGGGTCTGGTGATAGGACTGCCGTTTTTATGCTGGATTCTGGGTGGCCATCCAACCCAGATGAATGTACCGGCCCTGAAAGGATTTAATTTCAAGGGCGGATTTTCCATAAGCCCTGAATTCTCAGCCCTGCTTATGGGGCTTGTTTTCTACACCTCCGCATTTGTGACCGAAGTGGTATGGGCGGGCATCCAGTCAGTCTCCAAGGGCCAAACCGAAGCGGCCGTGGCCATCGGCCTGAAGCCGGGACAGGTACTGAATCTGGTTATTCTGCCCCAGGCATTGCGGGTAATCATCCCACCACTGACAAGCCAGATGCTGAACCTGACAAAAAACAGCTCTCTGGCCGTAGCCATTGGATATCCTGATTTTACATCTGTTGCCGGTACCACCATCAATCAGACCGGCCAGGCCATTGAAGGGGTATTGCTGATCATGGTTGTCTATCTGATCTTCAGCTTATCAACTTCGGCATTCATGAACTGGTACAATAAAAAATCAGCCCTGGTGGAAAGGTAG
- a CDS encoding amino acid ABC transporter substrate-binding protein, with protein sequence MKIVKMLAVCMTVLAMASFAFAGTLEDVKAKGYIQVGVNGDLFGFGKPDEKGVWRGLDVDCARALSAAVFGEADRLKFTPLTAKTRFTALQSGEIDVLFRNCTQTLSRDTALGLDFAQVNYYDGQGFLVPKHLGVKDAKELDGATVCVLPGTTTELNVADYFRANGMTMKPVVIESTAELSKAFFAGRCDVLTSDASQLAGNRAVAPNPGDYMILPTLISKEPLAPAVRHGDNQWKDIVNYTILALIDAEELGITSKNVDKMLASNNPKVMRFLGVTPGNGKSLGLDEKFAYNIIKKVGNYGEVFERNVGVNTPLGIERGLNALWFDGGLMYSPPFK encoded by the coding sequence ATGAAAATCGTAAAAATGCTTGCAGTATGTATGACTGTCCTGGCAATGGCTTCATTTGCCTTTGCAGGCACCCTGGAAGACGTCAAAGCTAAAGGTTATATTCAGGTCGGCGTGAACGGCGATCTGTTCGGTTTTGGCAAACCCGACGAAAAAGGTGTATGGAGAGGCCTTGATGTTGATTGTGCAAGGGCCCTTTCTGCAGCCGTATTTGGAGAAGCTGACAGACTGAAATTCACCCCTCTGACTGCGAAAACGCGATTCACCGCCCTGCAGTCTGGCGAAATTGATGTGCTTTTCAGAAATTGCACCCAGACACTGAGCCGTGATACAGCCCTTGGCCTGGATTTCGCCCAGGTCAACTATTATGACGGCCAGGGTTTTCTGGTCCCTAAACATCTGGGTGTAAAAGATGCCAAAGAACTGGACGGTGCCACGGTCTGTGTTCTTCCCGGCACCACCACGGAACTTAACGTGGCTGACTATTTCCGCGCCAACGGCATGACCATGAAACCGGTCGTCATTGAAAGCACTGCGGAATTGAGCAAGGCTTTTTTTGCCGGACGTTGTGACGTACTGACCTCAGATGCCTCCCAGCTGGCCGGCAACAGAGCCGTAGCACCCAACCCTGGCGATTATATGATCCTGCCCACCCTCATCTCCAAAGAACCCCTCGCGCCGGCGGTGAGACACGGCGACAACCAATGGAAGGATATTGTCAACTATACCATTCTGGCACTCATCGACGCAGAGGAACTTGGCATCACCTCTAAAAATGTTGACAAAATGCTTGCAAGCAACAACCCGAAAGTCATGAGATTTCTTGGCGTCACCCCCGGTAATGGCAAGTCCCTGGGACTGGACGAAAAATTTGCATACAACATTATCAAAAAAGTGGGTAATTACGGAGAGGTCTTTGAAAGAAATGTCGGTGTGAACACCCCGCTGGGAATTGAAAGAGGACTCAATGCCCTGTGGTTTGATGGTGGACTGATGTATTCCCCACCTTTTAAGTAA
- a CDS encoding TolC family protein, which yields MIRLIVLISFCLTFAAFFPVFSLAAGGEPYGISLFAAMQYTLEKNPQILAAKESVRAYDAGLRSEKKQWLPGVSLAAIGEEADDSYAYVRVQQPLWLGGRIKNAVEKAKRQLDLSEIQLLKVRRELMEQTVIAYTTVTGLIEQLKAARLNIDEHERFLDLISRRTKGKIAAEADVQLARSRYSQSMLTQEDLKGQYQTALNDLYALTRTPMNQFESGQSEQGLFEPVPRELLDLPGHARVEAEVSDGSPRIRMAILEIDIARINRHISRAEWYPQVYGRLDQELYDKEGTTSQQRDTTLALVVQSALDGGGFRTLEQVRAAEARVRVAQMQSDAEKNDVSRTTRSLLTDRDMVRKLTRLYDSLVQSTGQTLGSYTRQYEAGRKSWLDLLNVQREYANARQSLAQVNARYEQTCLRLAVQMGRLDSQSGLAQ from the coding sequence GTGATCCGTTTAATCGTTCTTATTTCATTCTGTTTGACCTTTGCCGCTTTTTTTCCTGTTTTTTCCCTTGCGGCCGGCGGGGAACCGTATGGAATCTCCCTGTTTGCGGCCATGCAATACACCCTGGAAAAAAATCCACAGATCCTGGCGGCAAAGGAAAGTGTCCGTGCGTATGACGCAGGGCTCAGGTCAGAAAAAAAACAGTGGCTGCCCGGCGTTTCCCTTGCGGCGATCGGCGAGGAGGCAGATGATTCCTATGCTTATGTGCGGGTGCAGCAGCCCCTGTGGCTGGGAGGCCGAATTAAAAATGCCGTTGAAAAAGCAAAACGCCAGCTGGACTTGTCTGAAATACAATTGCTCAAGGTCCGGCGGGAGTTGATGGAACAAACCGTTATCGCTTACACCACCGTGACCGGTTTGATAGAACAGCTTAAGGCGGCCCGGTTGAACATTGACGAACATGAGCGGTTCCTGGATTTGATTTCCCGCCGCACAAAAGGGAAAATTGCCGCTGAGGCCGATGTACAGCTTGCCCGGTCCCGGTATTCCCAGTCCATGCTGACCCAGGAAGACCTGAAGGGTCAGTACCAGACGGCCCTCAATGACCTGTATGCATTGACCCGTACCCCCATGAATCAGTTTGAATCGGGTCAGTCTGAACAGGGTCTTTTTGAACCGGTGCCCCGGGAATTGCTGGACCTGCCCGGCCATGCCCGGGTGGAGGCTGAGGTGAGCGATGGGTCTCCCCGGATCAGGATGGCGATCCTGGAGATCGACATCGCCCGGATTAACCGCCACATCAGCCGGGCTGAATGGTACCCCCAGGTTTACGGCCGCCTGGATCAGGAGCTTTACGACAAGGAGGGTACCACCAGCCAGCAGCGGGACACCACCCTTGCCCTGGTGGTGCAAAGCGCACTGGACGGGGGCGGATTCCGCACCCTGGAACAGGTGAGGGCTGCCGAGGCCCGGGTCCGGGTCGCGCAAATGCAGTCTGATGCGGAAAAAAACGACGTCAGCCGTACCACCCGGTCCCTGCTCACGGACCGGGACATGGTCCGGAAACTGACCCGATTATACGATTCCCTGGTCCAATCCACGGGCCAGACCCTGGGCTCCTATACCCGGCAGTACGAGGCGGGCCGCAAAAGCTGGCTGGACCTGCTCAATGTCCAGCGGGAGTACGCCAATGCCCGGCAGTCCCTGGCCCAGGTCAATGCCCGGTATGAGCAGACCTGCCTGAGACTGGCCGTTCAAATGGGGCGCCTGGACAGCCAGAGCGGCCTTGCCCAATGA
- a CDS encoding ATP-binding cassette domain-containing protein encodes MTEQPGVVSAEQEQVPLVLTVPISPLVLGRLMRKNGISVSPRTLAKACGAFQPKGASIRPVERLTGILNGLEHRQLRACQLRWDRMDRRQLPALVFHNGQWAYVEPATEDKVSLTPPGGPDYHLDPDALAQSPVLWFRGPGKTAGTGSGEKGRATSLVMQELWKDKHWFFEMAAATVVINILAVTSSLFAMQVYDRVVPTFAYSTLTALVTGMAIIVCLDWALKFIRARITDSLAHQADISISRQLFDHIMNLRLDTRPNSLGALAAHMKGLEQARNFFSSSIIFFMTDLPFCFFFLGVIYIIGGRVAFVYAFLLPIALALGWLAQWRLRRLARREVQKGQERQGLLLESIQGAETIKATGSTWKFSDHWQQLTHTMAGYGFKSKSITTTTMVSTGSLGTIGYVGAMVVGVTQMELGELTTGGMIACAILGGRIIAPVAQSVRFMVQWEHVREGLEMVNRLLAMEPDRRQDQETLFPDYLPDLVDLEEVRFSYPNSPIVSIDIPTLSFKAGDRALILGPNGCGKSTFLKILAGLFKPSEGQVRLGRTDISELDIQVINHRVGYLPQDVHLFKGTLKTNMALSGGVPDALVVEVAQLLGIDRVAAENPRSMDLEIFEGGSGLSGGQKQLVALSRIFMARPRVWLLDEPSAFLDLESENQVMNALKQWVRPTDIVIIATHRPRLSNMANRVLVMRRGRIVADGKPDEVIRIPGFRQQATLPVDRS; translated from the coding sequence ATGACTGAGCAACCCGGCGTAGTTTCCGCGGAACAGGAACAGGTCCCTTTGGTCCTGACTGTGCCCATTTCCCCCCTGGTCCTGGGACGGCTCATGAGAAAAAACGGGATATCTGTTTCCCCTAGGACCCTGGCAAAAGCCTGCGGCGCCTTCCAGCCCAAGGGGGCCAGTATACGGCCGGTGGAGCGCCTCACCGGGATTTTAAACGGCCTGGAACACCGGCAATTGCGGGCCTGCCAGCTCCGGTGGGACCGGATGGACCGCCGCCAGCTCCCGGCCCTGGTTTTCCACAACGGGCAATGGGCCTATGTGGAACCTGCCACGGAAGACAAGGTCTCACTCACCCCGCCTGGGGGGCCGGATTACCACCTGGACCCGGATGCCCTGGCCCAGTCCCCGGTGCTCTGGTTTCGCGGCCCCGGGAAAACCGCCGGGACCGGCAGCGGGGAAAAGGGCCGGGCCACAAGCCTTGTGATGCAGGAACTCTGGAAAGACAAACACTGGTTCTTCGAAATGGCTGCAGCCACTGTTGTCATCAATATCCTGGCCGTGACCTCTTCCCTGTTTGCCATGCAGGTCTATGACCGGGTGGTGCCCACCTTTGCCTATTCCACCCTTACGGCCCTGGTCACGGGCATGGCCATCATTGTCTGCCTGGACTGGGCCCTGAAATTTATCCGGGCCAGGATCACCGACTCCCTGGCCCACCAGGCCGACATCTCCATATCCCGGCAATTGTTCGACCATATCATGAACCTGCGCCTGGATACCCGGCCCAACAGCCTGGGGGCCCTGGCCGCCCATATGAAGGGGCTGGAGCAGGCCAGGAATTTTTTTTCCTCGTCCATTATTTTTTTCATGACAGACCTGCCCTTTTGTTTTTTCTTTTTGGGGGTGATTTACATCATCGGCGGCAGGGTTGCCTTTGTCTATGCTTTTCTGCTGCCCATCGCCCTTGCCCTGGGGTGGCTGGCCCAGTGGCGGCTGCGGCGGCTGGCCCGCAGGGAGGTGCAAAAAGGCCAGGAGCGGCAGGGGCTTTTGCTGGAAAGCATCCAGGGGGCCGAGACCATCAAGGCCACGGGCAGCACCTGGAAATTTTCCGACCATTGGCAGCAGCTCACCCATACCATGGCCGGTTATGGGTTCAAAAGCAAAAGCATCACCACCACAACTATGGTCAGCACCGGCAGCCTGGGCACCATCGGATATGTGGGGGCCATGGTGGTGGGGGTTACCCAGATGGAGCTGGGGGAACTCACCACCGGCGGCATGATCGCCTGCGCCATCCTCGGGGGGCGGATCATCGCACCCGTAGCCCAGAGCGTCCGGTTCATGGTGCAGTGGGAGCATGTGCGGGAGGGGCTTGAAATGGTGAACCGGCTCCTGGCCATGGAACCGGACCGCCGCCAGGACCAGGAAACCCTGTTCCCGGACTATCTACCGGACCTGGTGGATCTGGAAGAGGTACGGTTTTCCTATCCCAACTCCCCCATTGTCAGCATTGATATTCCCACTCTGTCTTTCAAGGCCGGCGACAGGGCCCTGATCCTGGGGCCCAACGGCTGCGGCAAATCCACTTTCCTGAAAATCCTGGCCGGGCTTTTCAAGCCTTCCGAGGGCCAGGTCCGGCTCGGCCGCACCGACATCAGTGAGCTGGACATTCAGGTGATCAACCATCGGGTGGGGTACCTGCCCCAGGATGTCCACCTGTTCAAGGGCACCCTGAAAACCAACATGGCTTTAAGCGGCGGGGTGCCGGACGCCCTGGTCGTGGAGGTGGCGCAACTGCTGGGCATCGACCGGGTGGCGGCTGAAAACCCCAGGAGCATGGATCTGGAAATTTTTGAAGGGGGCAGCGGACTTTCCGGGGGCCAGAAACAGCTTGTGGCCCTGTCCCGGATTTTCATGGCCCGGCCCCGGGTGTGGCTTCTGGACGAACCTAGTGCGTTTCTGGACCTGGAATCGGAAAATCAGGTGATGAATGCCCTGAAACAATGGGTCCGGCCCACGGATATCGTCATTATCGCCACCCACAGGCCCCGGCTCTCCAACATGGCCAACCGGGTCCTGGTCATGCGGCGGGGGCGCATCGTGGCGGACGGGAAGCCGGATGAGGTCATTCGTATCCCCGGGTTCCGGCAGCAGGCAACCCTTCCCGTGGACAGGAGCTAA
- a CDS encoding HlyD family efflux transporter periplasmic adaptor subunit, producing MNGQSISAPPISMIRRTRYSMVLWVLILGFTAAVAWACYFQVDQTIRGMGTVIASSRVQVIQAVDGGVLKDLNVKEGDRVARGEILALFDQTRFAASVEELDARLAALYAQASRLRAEITGAGTIQFPKHVARFPELISVQKALFKQRCQGFRADMENLETTVRLAREESKLVNDLALTGDASRSEVIRAEQQLNNAQGDLINRKNKYYQDIQLELSQVEDHIGQDEQIRTQRAQQLRDSIIRAPVPGIVKNVRITTLGGVLRPGEELMQIVPVDDQLIVEAKIRPADIADICPGLSASLRFDAFDSTIFGSVEGTVKYVSADTLKEVSAYGEQTYYRVHLATQENPVPTRTGKTIDILQGMTAQVDIRTGRRTVLDILLKPLRKTLAESFREK from the coding sequence ATGAACGGACAATCCATTTCCGCACCTCCCATTTCCATGATCCGCCGGACCCGCTATTCCATGGTCCTGTGGGTGCTGATCCTCGGATTTACCGCAGCGGTTGCCTGGGCCTGTTATTTCCAGGTGGACCAGACCATCCGGGGCATGGGAACGGTCATTGCCAGCAGCCGGGTCCAGGTGATCCAGGCCGTGGACGGCGGTGTACTCAAGGACCTGAACGTCAAGGAGGGAGACCGGGTGGCCAGGGGCGAAATCCTGGCCCTGTTTGACCAGACCCGGTTCGCCGCCAGCGTAGAAGAGCTGGACGCCCGACTGGCGGCCCTGTATGCCCAGGCATCCCGTCTCCGGGCGGAAATCACCGGGGCCGGAACCATTCAATTCCCAAAACATGTGGCCAGGTTCCCGGAACTGATTTCCGTACAAAAAGCCCTGTTCAAACAGCGTTGCCAGGGGTTTCGTGCGGACATGGAAAACCTGGAAACCACGGTTCGCCTGGCCCGCGAGGAAAGTAAACTGGTCAACGACCTGGCCCTCACCGGGGATGCCAGCCGTTCGGAAGTCATCCGGGCCGAACAGCAGCTCAACAATGCCCAGGGAGACCTGATCAACCGGAAAAACAAATATTACCAGGACATTCAACTGGAATTGTCCCAAGTGGAAGACCACATCGGCCAGGATGAGCAGATCCGGACCCAGCGGGCCCAGCAGTTGCGGGACAGCATCATACGGGCCCCGGTCCCCGGCATTGTCAAGAATGTCCGCATTACTACCCTGGGCGGGGTTCTGCGGCCCGGCGAAGAATTGATGCAGATCGTGCCCGTGGATGACCAGTTGATCGTGGAGGCCAAAATCCGGCCGGCAGATATCGCGGATATCTGCCCCGGCCTGTCTGCCAGCCTCCGGTTTGACGCGTTTGATTCCACCATTTTCGGTTCAGTAGAAGGCACTGTGAAATACGTGAGCGCCGATACCCTGAAGGAAGTATCCGCTTATGGCGAACAGACCTACTACCGGGTCCACCTGGCAACGCAGGAAAATCCGGTTCCCACCCGGACCGGCAAGACCATTGACATTTTGCAGGGCATGACAGCCCAGGTGGATATTCGTACAGGAAGACGAACCGTTTTGGATATCCTGCTGAAACCGCTGCGCAAAACCCTTGCGGAATCTTTCCGGGAAAAATAG